In the Streptomyces sp. 840.1 genome, one interval contains:
- a CDS encoding YbhB/YbcL family Raf kinase inhibitor-like protein yields the protein MTEPKRAPLPHDFHPEVPSFTVVSEDLEPGAVLADAQVQAAGDTSPQLRWDGFPAGTKSFAVTCFDPDAPTGSGFWHWVLFDIPASVTELPAGAGGGAFEGLPPGAVHVRNDYGSKEFGGAAPPPGENHRYVFTVYAVDSEKLGPDSDASPAVVGFNLRFHTLGRAQLIGEYAEPA from the coding sequence GTGACCGAGCCGAAGAGGGCGCCGTTGCCGCACGACTTCCATCCCGAGGTCCCCTCGTTCACCGTGGTGAGCGAGGACCTCGAACCGGGGGCCGTGCTTGCGGACGCACAGGTGCAGGCGGCCGGGGACACCTCGCCGCAGCTGCGGTGGGACGGGTTCCCGGCGGGTACGAAGAGTTTCGCCGTGACGTGCTTCGACCCGGACGCTCCTACCGGCAGCGGGTTCTGGCACTGGGTGCTCTTCGACATCCCGGCGTCGGTCACGGAGCTGCCGGCGGGTGCGGGCGGCGGCGCGTTCGAGGGGCTGCCCCCGGGCGCCGTGCACGTCCGCAACGACTACGGGTCGAAGGAGTTCGGCGGCGCCGCGCCGCCGCCCGGCGAGAATCACCGGTACGTGTTCACCGTGTACGCGGTGGACAGCGAGAAGCTCGGTCCGGACAGCGACGCGTCGCCCGCCGTGGTCGGTTTCAATCTGCGTTTCCACACGCTGGGCCGAGCCCAGCTGATCGGTGAGTACGCCGAGCCTGCCTGA
- a CDS encoding sporulation protein, whose amino-acid sequence MGFKRLLASMGAGGASVETELTELNVVPGGVVQGEVRVQGGSVDQQIEGLSVGLQARVEVEGQEQETKQDIEFTRLRLGGAFEVRAGAVHVVPFGLEIPWETPITMFAGQHLHGMNIGVTTELEIARALDSGDLDPINVHPLPAQQAILDAFGQLGFGFRSADMERGHIRGTRQRLPFYQEIEFFPPSQYRGLNQVELTFVADDREMDVVLEMDKKPGLFSEGSDSYRAFKVGLNDYQGTDWAAYLNQWLAQVGGQRNWL is encoded by the coding sequence ATGGGCTTCAAGCGGCTGCTCGCGAGCATGGGTGCCGGCGGTGCCTCGGTGGAGACGGAGCTGACCGAGCTCAACGTCGTACCGGGTGGGGTCGTCCAGGGCGAGGTGCGGGTCCAGGGCGGATCGGTGGACCAGCAGATCGAGGGACTCTCCGTCGGGCTGCAGGCCCGGGTCGAGGTCGAGGGCCAGGAGCAGGAGACCAAGCAGGACATCGAGTTCACCAGGCTGCGGCTCGGCGGCGCCTTCGAGGTGCGGGCGGGCGCGGTGCACGTCGTGCCGTTCGGGCTGGAGATCCCCTGGGAGACGCCGATCACGATGTTCGCGGGCCAGCACCTGCACGGCATGAACATCGGGGTGACCACGGAGCTGGAGATCGCACGGGCGCTGGACTCCGGGGACCTGGACCCGATCAACGTGCACCCGCTGCCGGCCCAGCAGGCGATCCTGGACGCCTTCGGGCAGCTGGGCTTCGGCTTCCGCAGCGCCGACATGGAACGCGGTCACATTCGCGGGACGCGTCAGCGGCTGCCCTTCTACCAGGAGATCGAGTTCTTCCCGCCGTCGCAGTACCGGGGGCTGAACCAGGTCGAGCTGACGTTCGTCGCGGACGACCGCGAGATGGACGTCGTGCTGGAGATGGACAAGAAGCCGGGCCTCTTCAGTGAGGGCAGCGACTCCTACCGTGCCTTCAAGGTGGGTCTGAACGACTACCAGGGGACCGACTGGGCGGCCTACCTGAATCAGTGGCTCGCCCAGGTCGGCGGTCAGCGCAACTGGCTCTAG
- a CDS encoding DNA-3-methyladenine glycosylase, which yields MTKGQERTPLTRDFFDRPVLDVAPDLLGRTLVRSTPDGPIEVRLTEVEAYAGEIDPGSHAFRGRTARNGVMYGPPGHAYVYFTYGMWHCLNLVCGPEGMASGVLLRAGDIITGADLTRKRRLSARNDRELAKGPARLATALDIDRALDGTDAIARPGAVLSVLHGTPPPRDQVRNGPRTGVGGDGATHPWRFWVDGDPTVSPYRAHTPRRRST from the coding sequence ATGACCAAGGGCCAGGAACGTACGCCGCTGACGCGGGATTTCTTCGACCGCCCCGTACTGGACGTGGCGCCGGACCTGCTGGGACGGACGCTGGTCCGCAGTACGCCGGACGGCCCCATCGAAGTGCGCCTCACCGAGGTGGAGGCCTACGCGGGGGAGATCGACCCCGGTTCGCACGCCTTCCGCGGCCGGACCGCGCGCAACGGTGTGATGTACGGGCCGCCCGGCCACGCGTACGTCTACTTCACCTACGGCATGTGGCACTGCCTCAACCTGGTGTGCGGCCCGGAGGGCATGGCGAGCGGTGTGCTGCTGAGAGCGGGCGACATCATCACCGGTGCCGACCTCACCCGTAAACGTCGACTCTCGGCCCGCAATGACCGAGAACTGGCCAAAGGGCCGGCCCGGCTCGCGACGGCCCTCGACATCGACCGCGCGCTCGACGGCACCGACGCCATCGCCCGCCCCGGTGCGGTCCTCTCCGTACTGCACGGCACCCCGCCACCCCGCGACCAGGTACGCAACGGTCCGCGCACCGGAGTGGGCGGTGACGGGGCCACCCACCCGTGGCGGTTCTGGGTCGACGGCGACCCCACGGTGAGCCCCTACCGGGCACACACACCACGGCGCAGGTCAACTTGA
- a CDS encoding tetratricopeptide repeat protein has translation MSLPKTLAEDVARNLVMVARLLDEDPEQAYAYSRIALRLASRVAAVREAAGFAAYATQKYAEALAEFRASRRMTGSVELWPVMADCERGLGRPERAMAMAGEPEVQKLDKAGQVEMRLVAAGARRDMGQIDAAIVTLQSSELASSAVHPWTPRLRYAYADALLAAGREDEAREWFGKALEADKDGSTDASDRMAELDGVEFVDALGDDVEGAPAPASAPAATADDLDDEDDLDDDEDEVDDQDGPVKA, from the coding sequence ATGAGCCTGCCCAAGACCCTCGCCGAGGACGTCGCCAGGAACCTGGTCATGGTGGCCCGGCTGCTCGACGAGGACCCCGAGCAGGCGTACGCGTACTCGCGCATCGCCCTGCGCCTGGCCTCCCGCGTCGCCGCCGTCCGCGAGGCGGCGGGCTTCGCCGCCTACGCCACGCAGAAGTACGCGGAGGCACTCGCGGAGTTCCGGGCGTCCCGTCGGATGACCGGCTCCGTCGAGCTGTGGCCGGTCATGGCCGACTGCGAGCGCGGCCTCGGCCGGCCGGAGCGGGCGATGGCCATGGCCGGTGAGCCCGAGGTCCAGAAGCTGGACAAGGCCGGACAGGTCGAGATGCGGCTGGTCGCTGCCGGAGCCCGTCGGGACATGGGGCAGATCGATGCCGCCATCGTGACTCTCCAGAGTTCCGAGCTGGCCTCCAGCGCCGTCCACCCGTGGACGCCGCGACTGCGCTACGCGTACGCGGACGCCCTGCTGGCCGCCGGGCGCGAGGACGAGGCGCGCGAGTGGTTCGGGAAGGCCCTCGAGGCCGACAAGGACGGCTCGACCGACGCGTCGGACCGCATGGCCGAGCTGGACGGTGTCGAGTTCGTCGACGCCCTCGGCGACGACGTCGAGGGCGCCCCCGCCCCCGCGTCCGCCCCCGCCGCCACCGCGGACGACCTCGACGACGAGGACGACCTCGACGACGACGAGGACGAGGTCGACGACCAGGACGGTCCGGTCAAGGCGTAA